In one window of Ovis aries strain OAR_USU_Benz2616 breed Rambouillet chromosome 3, ARS-UI_Ramb_v3.0, whole genome shotgun sequence DNA:
- the NTSR2 gene encoding neurotensin receptor type 2, translated as METGSPRAPGPSPGPALSLDARLGVDTRLWAKVLFTALYSLIFALGTAGNALSVHVVLKARAGPPGRLRCHVLSLALSALLLLLVGVPMELYNFVWFHYPWVFGDLGCRAYYFVRELCAYATVLSVASLSAERCLAVCQPLRARSLLTPRKTRRLLSIIWAASLGLALPMAVIMGQKHELETAGGDPEPASRVCTVLVSRATLQVFVQVNVLVSFVLPLALTAFLNGVTVSHLAALCSQMPSPPAAGSSVPSRLELMSEERKTLALGDQAALVRHKDSRRIRGLRRSIQILRAIVAVYVVCWMPYHIRRLMYCYVPDERWTDKLYDFYHYFYMVTNTLFYVSSAVTPVLYNAVSSSFRKLFLEALGSLCREHHPMESFPPGTPEPRPSGYSFQLWGSPRTPSLDEIE; from the exons ATGGAGACTGGCAGCCCGCGGGCCCCGGGACCCAGCCCCGGGCCCGCGCTGAGCCTGGACGCGCGGCTGGGCGTGGACACGCGCCTCTGGGCCAAGGTGCTGTTCACCGCGCTCTACTCTCTCATCTTCGCGCTGGGCACGGCGGGCAATGCGCTGTCCGTGCACGTGGTGCTGAAGGCGCGGGCCGGGCCCCCGGGGCGCCTGCGCTGCCACGTGCTCAGCCTGGCGCTCTccgccctgctgctgctgctggtcggCGTGCCCATGGAGCTCTACAACTTCGTGTGGTTCCACTACCCCTGGGTCTTCGGAGATCTGGGCTGCCGCGCCTACTATTTCGTGCGCGAGCTGTGCGCCTACGCCACGGTGCTCAGCGTGGCCAGCCTGAGCGCCGAGCGCTGCCTGGCCGTGTGCCAGCCCCTGCGCGCCAGAAGCCTGCTGACTCCGCGCAAGACCCGCCGCCTGCTGTCCATCATCTGGGCCGCCTCGCTCGGCCTGGCCCTGCCCATGGCCGTCATCATGGGGCAGAAGCACGAGCTGGAGACGGCGGGCGGGGACCCGGAGCCCGCCTCGCGCGTGTGCACCGTGCTGGTGAGCCGAGCCACCCTGCAGGTTTTCGTCCAG GTGAATGTGCTGGTGTCCTTCGTGCTCCCTTTGGCATTAACGGCTTTCCTGAACGGGGTCACCGTGAGCCACCTGGCAGCCCTCTGCTCCCAGATGCCGTCCCCTCCCGCTGCAGGCAGTTCTGTCCCCAGCCGCCTGGAGCTAATGAGCGAGGAGAGGAAGACACTGGCCCTGGGGGACCAGGCCGCCCTGGTGAGACACAAGGACTCCCGCCGGATCCGTGGCCTCCGGCGCAGCATCCAAATTCTCA GAGCTATTGTGGCCGTGTATGTCGTCTGTTGGATGCCGTACCACATCCGCAGGCTCATGTACTGCTACGTCCCTGATGAACGGTGGACCGA CAAGCTCTACGATTTCTATCACTACTTCTACATGGTGACCAACACGCTCTTCTACGTCAGCTCGGCAGTGACGCCTGTCCTGTACAACGCGGTGTCCTCCTCCTTCAGAAAACTCTTCCTGGAGGCCCTCGGCTCCCTGTGTCGAGAGCACCACCCCATGGAGTCATTCCCCCCGGGGACCCCAGAGCCACGCCCGAGTGGGTACAGCTTTCAGCTCTGGGGCTCCCCCAGGACCCCCAGCCTGGATGAAATTGAATAA